CCTCCAAAGGTAAAAGTCAAGTGATGCAAAAATTCACATAGAAATAAACCTTCTCCGTATTTGCTTTTGATGGgtaatttttcttcctttcttcacGCCAGTCCTGGATTTCTTTTTCAGAGTAGGTCAAAGACATTGGTCTGCAGTAGGGAAGAAAATAGTCATACAAAGGATAGTGGAAATTTAACATGTTGGAATTGGAAACTTAATAGCAGAGACTTAGTGAAACTATAGAGGAAGAACAACGTTAAGAAAGAGGTAGACTACTGATACATATAGTGCAGAGCATAACCcaacaacccccccccccccccttcctaCAGAGCTGGCAAAAAAATATCAATAAAggatcaaaagagaaaaaagagagaagaaataaGACTTTGTCAATCACATAAACAAGTGAAGGTGGGTGAAGCTAACTTTtgagcttttttgtttttggttttgtgggggggggggggggggcgctACATTTGCAAAATACATGTATTTTTGCATCAAAATATGTTGataacaagaaagagaaaaaaggtaATCACGAAATGCTCAGATTTACCACAAATGTTCTTGACATTTGACACATCTATGACGTTACTGATACAAAAGAGTGATTAAACTTATCAAGATCCAGATGTTCATCTCCTATTAAATGAGTCAAAATATAGCAAGTAAGCAAACTAGCAAAGAAAATTCTCAAGTTTACTGCTACCAATACATCGTGCTTAGATAAATAAATTACTGGAACAAAATAAAGGTCATCAATTTTCAGTGTAGAGTTTTGAAAGGCCTTTGGTCTAGGCAGAATTAACTCATAAGTGAAAGATAACTATTGAGGaaacaaatttctttttcttctagtACCACGCATTTTTCCCTCTCTCAAAAAATTTTAGCGTCTACAAGTACAGCTAAGGCAGTCTCTCTTTCAACTTACACTCCAGaatctctccctttttttttccttctgttTTTGGTAAATCGTTCACCAATCTAGAGAAAAAATAATACATGCTTAATAGGGTAAGTagataaaatttattcttttctaATGCCATAGTGTGTTCTCTGCATTAATACAGACTCCCACTCCTATCCTCCACTAGGTGCTAATCAACAGCATTCCCAGCTTGCTTATGGTCttccttttctttaattttcattcATTTACTTTTCAAAGAAGGGGAGGGATTGGATTTAAGAAGCAGGGATGGGGAAGGGGGATTTGTACCTAGGACCTCTAACTCTTGGGTCTTCTTTATAATGATATGTTATTTGCCAGGAAAAATCTGATTTCAACGCCAGCCCCCTACAAGTGTAAGAGGCAGTGACCACTCTCCACtcaaatcaaataaaacttTCTACTTCCAGTCAGATTGAACATCGTTAATTTGTAAGTTCCTTTGATCACATGCTTATGCAAAACTAAAATGCTGAAAGACTTTACTGGATGTAGTCCTCCAACATGGTGAATATTTCATGTTCACAGTTCCTTTCCAAGCTTCAGCCTCCTATCAACCTTCTCTACCACTACACTCCAATCGAGGTAGAGCTAGGTTCTTTTGGTGAACAGACTCCCCTCTATAACCTAAATCATCCCTACAAAAATTACTTGATATTTTCTGATATCCAAGTCGAGACCTCTAGAGCTTGAAGCCAAACTAAGTACAAGCAaacatttacaagaaactaATCACCTTtcaaagaaggggaaaaaaattacaCCCCAAGCATATGACACTCATCCACAAAggatggggaaaaaaaaagaacaattttACTCTGGTTACAGCATGACATGGTAAATTCTTTAGGTCAAATCATGGGTTTTTTCTGCTTAAGAAAGATCGCAGTCATATCAACTCCTCTAAGACAACAAAACAATAAGACTCCTAAAATGAAGTCAAATAATAAAGTTTCTCAATCTAAACTAGCATCTGGAATCTCTTCTTGTCAATGTATAAGAAAATGAACCACAATTACCTCTTTTTATTAACTTGAGCTTGGATGGAAGAATTTACAGCAGAGATATGTCTTTCCCCAGCATTCCCATTTCCTATACATGAAGAAAATACAAAGCAGAGAACAATCAGGAAGCCATAGGAAAAAAGTAGTTAATGGGAGAAAAAACTTCCACTATCAGCTAGCAAATCGTGCAAGATAAAAAGATTAACCACAGATGTAGCTAATGGCCTATGTACCATAATGAGTAACTGACATGCATATGACACCCCAAGCATATGACACTCATCCACAAAggatggggaaaaaaaaagaacaattttACTCTGGTTACAGCATGACATGGTAAATTCTTTAGGTCAAATCATGGGTTTTTTCTGCTTAAGAAAGATCGCAGTCATATCAACTCCTCTAAGACAACAAAACAATAAGACTCCTAAAATGAAGTCAAATAATAAAGTTTCTCAATCTAAACTAGCATCTGGAATCTCTTCTTGTCAATGTATAAGAAAATGAACCACAATTACCTCTTTTTATTAACTTGAGCTTGGATGGAAGAATTTACAGCAGAGATATGTCTTTCCCCAGCATTCCCATTTCCTATACATGAAGAAAATACAAAGCAGAGAACAATCAGGAAGCCATAGGAAAAAAGTAGTTAATGGGAGAAAAAACTTCCACTATCAGCTAGCAAATCGTGCAAGATAAAAAGATTAACCACAGATGTAGCTAATGGCCTATGTACCATAATGAGTAACTGACATGCATACAACACAGATACAGATTATCAATTTTGAGGATCATTATCACACTTGAACAGGAAAAGTTAGGGATACATTTTATCAAATGAGAACAGGCTAGGCAGAAGTAGCAGAGAATATTCTACCACTCTGCAGGATGACTCAACAAGACCAAGGAAGGTAACAACTATATAGGTGAGGAAAAAGGAAAGCGAATCCACAAAACGATAGATAACTCAGTATCTGTAATACTAGTGATATGTGCACATGAGTAAGATCCCCATATAGTgtaaacaggaaaaaaaaaaaagaaaaaatgcaaattgGAGTGAAAAGGATTCTCCAagcaaaaattttcaatttgtttaCTATACAGAGAGAAGACAACATTCAAATAATGATAATTCTGTTAGTTAAAATCTCTTGTGAACAATTTATTCATCACATGAAGCGAAGCTGTAAATGTGAAAAAGAAGACAACAGAATTCTTGCACTTGTGATAGCATGCAAGAGAGTATATCTACTTTCAGCCAAATAAAGATCATAAAACAAAACATCTTCTTCACCACAGACAACAGAATTCTTGCACTTATGATAGCATGCAAGAGAGTATATCTACTTTCAGCCAAATAAGGATCATAAAACAAAACCTCTTCTTAACCACATATCAGGGCAATTGAAGTTTCTTTTAGCATTTTGCATTCTATCGAACTTGGGCTTCAGAAATCTGGAAAGAATTACATCGAAGAAAAGAACAGCTTTAGAACTAATAAATTCCCTGACGATAACAGAATAAAGAGATAAACAGTACAGACCAGCATACCCATTTCGTGGTGATTCATGTTTTGAATTCCTCTTACAATTCTTGTGGAGAggactttttccatttttcctcaTCATACAAGTCCCCATTCCATTTTTGAGGTCACCCTGCAAATGCTTCTGATAATTAAGATCAGTAGAGTTAAAAAGTATCAGTAAATAACTCTGCAAAATGAGCTATTTCCGTATAGACCATTCCTCTATATGCTGGTGCTTGAAACGAAGTGCTAATACAAGCTCACTATGATTTTCTCATATAGTAATCATAAATCATAGGGACCTAATACAACAGTGGAAGGTAAAAGATCAAGCAACATGGAAAATAGCAGGTCGTACATGGTAATCACAAATTATATGCACTACACCTACTATATACAACTTTCACGTGCAGAAAACTCAAtggacctgaaattttgaaggctgAGAGTGGAAAATTGTCTGATTTTGGGAGGGAGGAGTGCGACCAAAGCCCTGCACTGAACCTGAAATCCCTTGCAATTGCTGAGTAGCATTATGTGTCCCATTATTAGAGTTCGCCATCTGTTGCACAACACCACCAGAACCCACAAAGCCCAGCTGGGAATTCGCCGCAAAGGCAATATTTTGAGGAAGACCAATTCCAGCAGGCCGGATATTCCCAACAAAGGCAAGATTCTGAGAAAGATTAAGATCGGGAGGCTGGGTGTTCGCAATAAACGCAGAATTTTGAGCAAGACTAAGGTTGACAGGTACAGCTTGAGCGCTGAAATTTGACATTTGCAGTTGGAAAATTCGATTCATATCTGGATGCATTTGGTTTGGGAAGCCCAAATTAAGATTCTGACCAAAAATTTGAGGCCATGATTGAGAACCGCTCCTATTATTCATTTGGTTCATAGCAACGGGAAAATTCATAATTTGGTTAGGACCAAAATGGGCACTTGGATTGCTGAATGGGATGCTTGCTTGAGGGTTGATTAACCCCATTTGTGGCTGAATTTGAACAGGGTTTGGGGCAAAATTACGGGGGTTGTTACCCAAAACCTGCTGATAAACATTTTTTCAACAATTTCAAGAATAGCCCACACAAtattacaagaataaaaggcATATAAAAAATTAGAGCAGATAAATTCACAAACAGAAACATAAACAATAGAAATAATCAGCTGCAGAGAGAGATAGATAGGGGAAAGACCTGTTGAGCAGCCGAAGGAGGGTTGGCATTAGCATTGGGCTCGAAAGGGAAGTGGTTGAAGAAAGGAAACATTGGTGATTGATTAAGTGATCAATTAGGCCAATAAAAGAACAATTCTGATTTTGGAGGTTATGGGGAAAGATTACTACTGATTTTGGATGATTCAACTAGAAAAGAGTGTAGAGACTTTTCTCACAGGGTAAGAGCGGTGGAGCACCACGGATTCGAAGGGTTTAAGCCATACAAGGGCTTTAAGGGACCTCGGTTCCTCTGGTGGCGATGTGGCAATCGGGTGAAAAACGGATTGACGGTCAGAGTTGAGAGTCAAATATAACAGAGAACCTGTTTACCTGAAGGCGTCCTGCCAAACTATGACGGATCAGGATACCTGACAAGTTTTGGAGTCGGCGGGTTGGTAGGTCATCCGAATGACCTGATATGATTTCAAACATaatttcaatttattaatttatcattatagtttataataaaattaattttgtacaagattaattacataatcaaataataaaaattttaataaaataatctcgaaacagatttgaaataaattaaaacactgtaaaagtgttttatcacAAACtagatttaaaataaattaacacactaaaaaagtagaaaataatataatacattatttatccaaatataataattccAACTTCACATAAGTtaaacaaattcatttaggattaagtgatTAATGCCATTGGGAAAATAAGAAtaatttagtttagttagataacatattttatatttattaaattcttTTTAATTCATAAACGAGTTATCTAGTCAACCCGTGGATGATCTAAATTCGACCTATTTTCTTTTCTGGTTCATCAGGTTCAATCCGATTCTGACCCAAACCCCGGAAAGCTCAACCAAAATCTATTCATTTTGTATTAAATTCGTGTCATGTTTTCCGTCGTATTGAAAAATTGTCCcttttgtgaggactcgaaaattttattttatatttttcttataatttccCTTATTTcggaataagttaatttatactTTCTTTTGATTTCATTCACTTGCCCTAATTTCTTGAATACTTGATGATTGTGTCAAGAGTTTATCTTTTATACTTCGGTACATGTTAAGTTTCACGGTATTAGCGAGATTGTAACGATTTTTAGTGGAATGTGTGAGGAATTTAGTGGGAGAAAAGGAGTATAGTGCAATTGGAGAGAATATAAGCTAAATGAAAACATTAAGGAAAAACTTGACAAGTGTTATCACTGGAACCAAGAGTTATTAGTTAAAGACTTCAAGGGCTAAGTTGACCTTATCATTTCCATTTCTTGTCttgtaaaaaagaaaacaaaaacacacaAGGGAGAGAGGGAGTGGGGGGCTGAAATTGAGGaggaaaaggggaagaaaattTCATCCAAACTAGCTTCCATCTTACTTAGTtgtgggaaaaagaaaggagacaTCTTGGAGTAGCCATCAACCTTGGCATAAGGTTGGAAGGGTAGAAGACTTGTGTAgacatcaaaattttaatttttatttaattcaattttagttttattttttattttttttattttaattgattaaatgatagttaatgtttattttttttttttttataaattaggttcatcatttttattttaagatatttttgcattaaatttctaaaaaggaaaattctcacaaaaattcaaaaaaatttgtttttaatcttcttagattcaatttctttcaaataaatgaaaattttgcaatACAATTGCCTTTAGGAATTAACATTCTTGTTTAcctaaattgattttgaaaaataaaaatataataaataaataaaaatacgaAGATAGATGGGGGGCTTGCATGTTGGACAAATGTATTAAAGGAGTATTAGATAAGTGTTAGCGCATGCAAATAGGACAAATGTCCTCATTTGTTGATACCACATGCAAGGAGAGGGTAGGTGGCAAGACACTTGGAAATCTAGGAaaatttggaaacaaaaagcAAAGGGAAAAGCAAAGGAGAGGTGATAGGCAAGAAACtagaaaaaagggaagaaagtaAAAAAGGGGGCTCTCGGctgaggaaaaaaaaggaaccaAAACAAGACTAGGAAAACTGGGAAAAAATAACAGAAACAAAACAGAAGGAAGGGAGGGGGCCAGAAAGTCTTTGGCGGAGGgagcaaaaaaataaagaagccGGGAGAGGGTTTTGGGAAAAAAAGGGCACTGAGGGAAGGAAAAAAGGAGAGGGTTTCGGAGAGGAAGAGATAGAGAGGAACCAAGAGTGAGAGATAGAGGGAGGGTTGCTGAGCAAGCAAGGGAGAGGAAAACAAGAACAAGGGAGGATCTGGGGagatcaaacaaaagaaaaaaacagaaagagagagaaacggaaaaaggaaaaccagaaaagaagaaaaaaagagggtttcgtgagagaaaaaggaagggaaaaagaaagagaaaagggaagaaatcaGAAAGGGGAACGCTTGGGGGGGGAATCTGGGGACGAAAGAGGAAGATCAGTAGATAGAACAGAgcaaaaacaaagagaaaacgTGTGAAGAAATTTTCCCAGAAAATTCGCTATTCAGGCTATTTTTTGCTATTTTGGGAGGCGATATTCACCATTAAATCGGCTACTTCTTGGAGATTTTAGGCAATATAGAACATCTAGTGAGGTAGATCTTGAACTTTTGTTCAAGGATTTTTACAAAATAACGTCGGGAAGATGCCCAAATCATTGCTCAAAGTAGCCTGCTCGCCAAGGCTGCAATCTCTGTGACGAAAGCTCTCGATCGCGTTTCTTGGAATCGGCACACATTTCTGGGCAGATCTCACGCTCATTCAACTGTGCTAATATCCTCAGGTAACAAATGACTCTTGTTTTGTGGGTTTAAACATGTTTTTATGAAAGATAAGGCCACGGATGTGAATCTTTTGAATATTTGCTGCTGTTTTGAGTTTTTTGCTGGTTCTGTGTGTTGGCCATGTTGTTTGGTTGATAAGATCTGATTCAATAAGAGTTCATGGGATGAGTCTTATTAAGAAAATGCGTTTAGGGTTTCCTATGGGGTTATCTGATGAATCCATGAGTCTTTACTTGATGTTTATGGCTGGTCTTCATGTGTTTAAACAAGCAACCCAGAAAAATGGCTTAAAACTTCGGGTAAGTCTGTTCTGATGCTCCCTTGATCGCAGCTCCTCCTTTTCTTgttgtttgtgtaattttgaTGGTGGGTTTTAGTGTTAAATGGAGTGAGTTGCAAGTTTTTTTGCTTGGAGATTGATTCGCATGATTTACACATTTGATAAGAAAGCCCAGAAACCTGTGAATGAGCTCGGAACTTGCCAGCTTTTCCCATCTTAGATTTCCGTTGTTTGCATGTTTAATCTTGTGTTTGATGAGGGTTTATGGAATCTGATGAATGTTGGGTTCGAAgctttgtttcaaatttttgcaagTTGCCTGGGTTACTAAATGGCTTGATGTTGCAGAAATAAGAACAGGAAAGCTTCGCAGGCTGCATGAAACTTTCCAGAAATTGCACTTTTACCCCCAATATTTTGACTAATGCTATTATATcccagaaaattggaaaatttaatCAACTGTGTTCCTTTAATATGTTATTATTCTTTGGCATGCTCAAATGTGATTTTTGGACAGATTATGTGTGAAATTTAGGATGAAATTTggaggtttaataatttttgataagtttattgttttgatttggatttttagtgaaattttgagtaattttattatttaattataacaaatggattttcatttattttttgtggATTTTAACATTTAATCTTGATAGGCTTCATCTTAGGCCTTAATTTTAGTATTTTCATTTAGACccttaatatttataaaaatagTGATTTGACCCCtaaaacttctttaattctttcaattgggtccttatttGTCTTAATTTGTTAAATATGAGTAGTTTACATTCCTTGGAatgctttgattgattcaatttcgtgtttatttccattttttgtgATTATATGTTAATTAAactgatgccttgacccttttctttgtgttggagggtaaataagaaaaatttcatttctttagattatcaattcaagggaggtacactctattcctttattttgattttacttgattCTATGTGCTACTATGtaattttatgtgtgtaattgcatgcttgtttgaata
This portion of the Coffea arabica cultivar ET-39 chromosome 2e, Coffea Arabica ET-39 HiFi, whole genome shotgun sequence genome encodes:
- the LOC113732597 gene encoding uncharacterized protein isoform X1 — encoded protein: MFPFFNHFPFEPNANANPPSAAQQQVLGNNPRNFAPNPVQIQPQMGLINPQASIPFSNPSAHFGPNQIMNFPVAMNQMNNRSGSQSWPQIFGQNLNLGFPNQMHPDMNRIFQLQMSNFSAQAVPVNLSLAQNSAFIANTQPPDLNLSQNLAFVGNIRPAGIGLPQNIAFAANSQLGFVGSGGVVQQMANSNNGTHNATQQLQGISGSVQGFGRTPPSQNQTIFHSQPSKFQKHLQGDLKNGMGTCMMRKNGKSPLHKNCKRNSKHESPRNGFLKPKFDRMQNAKRNFNCPDMWLRRGNGNAGERHISAVNSSIQAQVNKKRPMSLTYSEKEIQDWREERKKNYPSKANTEKKLMEKLTKPEVSDKVAKLRRQQLKEILAKQAELGCEVAEIPSSYLSDSEQQVHESKESTRTFSKKRNFQNKFNKRGRFNQNDCFSKMEAVANHDSFNANNHNGRLVKQRLANDNLISHRSASKREPTLLRKLLGSEIRRDRHHLFQVFRFMVINSFFDDWPEKPLEFPVVMVKEIADEDELYEGNLVKERKDGSEGILGKTEESTSSDDLNDDNPTGKGKPTGLLEVVNSGQVTGCLGGGEAQEEEGEIID
- the LOC113732597 gene encoding uncharacterized protein isoform X8 → MFPFFNHFPFEPNANANPPSAAQQQVLGNNPRNFAPNPVQIQPQMGLINPQASIPFSNPSAHFGPNQIMNFPVAMNQMNNRSGSQSWPQIFGQNLNLGFPNQMHPDMNRIFQLQMSNFSAQAVPVNLSLAQNSAFIANTQPPDLNLSQNLAFVGNIRPAGIGLPQNIAFAANSQLGFVGSGGVVQQMANSNNGTHNATQQLQGISGSVQGFGRTPPSQNQTIFHSQPSKFQKHLQGDLKNGMGTCMMRKNGKSPLHKNCKRNSKHESPRNGYAGNGNAGERHISAVNSSIQAQVNKKRPMSLTYSEKEIQDWREERKKNYPSKANTEKKLMEKLTKPEVSDKVAKLRRQQLKEILAKQAELGCEVAEIPSSYLSDSEQQVHESKESTRTFSKKRNFQNKFNKRGRFNQNDCFSKMEAVANHDSFNANNHNGRLVKQRLANDNLISHRSASKREPTLLRKLLGSEIRRDRHHLFQVFRFMVINSFFDDWPEKPLEFPVVMVKEIADEDELYEGNLVKERKDGSEGILGKTEESTSSDDLNDDNPTGKGKPTGLLEVVNSGQVTGCLGGGEAQEEEGEIID
- the LOC113732597 gene encoding uncharacterized protein isoform X4, coding for MFPFFNHFPFEPNANANPPSAAQQQVLGNNPRNFAPNPVQIQPQMGLINPQASIPFSNPSAHFGPNQIMNFPVAMNQMNNRSGSQSWPQIFGQNLNLGFPNQMHPDMNRIFQLQMSNFSAQAVPVNLSLAQNSAFIANTQPPDLNLSQNLAFVGNIRPAGIGLPQNIAFAANSQLGFVGSGGVVQQMANSNNGTHNATQQLQGISGSVQGFGRTPPSQNQTIFHSQPSKFQKHLQGDLKNGMGTCMMRKNGKSPLHKNCKRNSKHESPRNGFLKPKFDRMQNAKRNFNCPDMWLRRGNGNAGERHISAVNSSIQAQVNKKRPMSLTYSEKEIQDWREERKKNYPSKANTEKLMEKLTKPEVSDKVAKLRRQQLKEILAKQAELGCEVAEIPSSYLSDSEQQVHESKESTRTFSKKRNFQNKFNKRGRFNQNDCFSKMEAVANHDSFNANNHNGRLVKQRLANDNLISHRSASKREPTLLRKLLGSEIRRDRHHLFQVFRFMVINSFFDDWPEKPLEFPVVMVKEIADEDELYEGNLVKERKDGSEGILGKTEESTSSDDLNDDNPTGKGKPTGLLEVVNSGQVTGCLGGGEAQEEEGEIID
- the LOC113732597 gene encoding uncharacterized protein isoform X9; its protein translation is MFPFFNHFPFEPNANANPPSAAQQQVLGNNPRNFAPNPVQIQPQMGLINPQASIPFSNPSAHFGPNQIMNFPVAMNQMNNRSGSQSWPQIFGQNLNLGFPNQMHPDMNRIFQLQMSNFSAQAVPVNLSLAQNSAFIANTQPPDLNLSQNLAFVGNIRPAGIGLPQNIAFAANSQLGFVGSGGVVQQMANSNNGTHNATQQLQGISGSVQGFGRTPPSQNQTIFHSQPSKFQGDLKNGMGTCMMRKNGKSPLHKNCKRNSKHESPRNGYAGNGNAGERHISAVNSSIQAQVNKKRPMSLTYSEKEIQDWREERKKNYPSKANTEKKLMEKLTKPEVSDKVAKLRRQQLKEILAKQAELGCEVAEIPSSYLSDSEQQVHESKESTRTFSKKRNFQNKFNKRGRFNQNDCFSKMEAVANHDSFNANNHNGRLVKQRLANDNLISHRSASKREPTLLRKLLGSEIRRDRHHLFQVFRFMVINSFFDDWPEKPLEFPVVMVKEIADEDELYEGNLVKERKDGSEGILGKTEESTSSDDLNDDNPTGKGKPTGLLEVVNSGQVTGCLGGGEAQEEEGEIID
- the LOC113732597 gene encoding uncharacterized protein isoform X3 — encoded protein: MFPFFNHFPFEPNANANPPSAAQQVLGNNPRNFAPNPVQIQPQMGLINPQASIPFSNPSAHFGPNQIMNFPVAMNQMNNRSGSQSWPQIFGQNLNLGFPNQMHPDMNRIFQLQMSNFSAQAVPVNLSLAQNSAFIANTQPPDLNLSQNLAFVGNIRPAGIGLPQNIAFAANSQLGFVGSGGVVQQMANSNNGTHNATQQLQGISGSVQGFGRTPPSQNQTIFHSQPSKFQKHLQGDLKNGMGTCMMRKNGKSPLHKNCKRNSKHESPRNGFLKPKFDRMQNAKRNFNCPDMWLRRGNGNAGERHISAVNSSIQAQVNKKRPMSLTYSEKEIQDWREERKKNYPSKANTEKKLMEKLTKPEVSDKVAKLRRQQLKEILAKQAELGCEVAEIPSSYLSDSEQQVHESKESTRTFSKKRNFQNKFNKRGRFNQNDCFSKMEAVANHDSFNANNHNGRLVKQRLANDNLISHRSASKREPTLLRKLLGSEIRRDRHHLFQVFRFMVINSFFDDWPEKPLEFPVVMVKEIADEDELYEGNLVKERKDGSEGILGKTEESTSSDDLNDDNPTGKGKPTGLLEVVNSGQVTGCLGGGEAQEEEGEIID
- the LOC113732597 gene encoding uncharacterized protein isoform X5; this encodes MFPFFNHFPFEPNANANPPSAAQQQVLGNNPRNFAPNPVQIQPQMGLINPQASIPFSNPSAHFGPNQIMNFPVAMNQMNNRSGSQSWPQIFGQNLNLGFPNQMHPDMNRIFQLQMSNFSAQAVPVNLSLAQNSAFIANTQPPDLNLSQNLAFVGNIRPAGIGLPQNIAFAANSQLGFVGSGGVVQQMANSNNGTHNATQQLQGISGSVQGFGRTPPSQNQTIFHSQPSKFQGDLKNGMGTCMMRKNGKSPLHKNCKRNSKHESPRNGFLKPKFDRMQNAKRNFNCPDMWLRRGNGNAGERHISAVNSSIQAQVNKKRPMSLTYSEKEIQDWREERKKNYPSKANTEKKLMEKLTKPEVSDKVAKLRRQQLKEILAKQAELGCEVAEIPSSYLSDSEQQVHESKESTRTFSKKRNFQNKFNKRGRFNQNDCFSKMEAVANHDSFNANNHNGRLVKQRLANDNLISHRSASKREPTLLRKLLGSEIRRDRHHLFQVFRFMVINSFFDDWPEKPLEFPVVMVKEIADEDELYEGNLVKERKDGSEGILGKTEESTSSDDLNDDNPTGKGKPTGLLEVVNSGQVTGCLGGGEAQEEEGEIID